A genome region from Camelina sativa cultivar DH55 chromosome 10, Cs, whole genome shotgun sequence includes the following:
- the LOC104720579 gene encoding putative B3 domain-containing protein At5g35780 — protein sequence MVQEEEQRRRRGEKDSEKSFFYRFPRKKRSSLVKRRYTQQNPNGTSRMFSSPSLDDDHEKTITQNPSFFDELVVYDAELQHAKKGKSKIVCEGYDYRGESDDATRLFEKKLSEKTETNDPSSEPCLKENTTSRKRRAVQQRKSGGSFKKAKVATFPRRTDAEAPEWIFQVMRRMRADAANPLLIFEKGLKASDVKSGQSRLLIPFQQLIRNDFLTPGEYRAIDKDEYNENDDENIGVGAIFVNQRCEMWGVRFKIWAMEKDSGHGTLNYALNWGWNDVVKGNHLKEDDKISLWTFRCRGVLCFALETY from the exons ATGGTACAGGAAGAAGAACAACGTCGTCGTCGTGGCGAAAAAGATAGCGAGAAGAGTTTCTTCTATCGTTTCCCGAGGAAGAAAAGGTCGTCTTTGGTTAAGAGAAGATACacacaacaaaaccctaatggGACTTCTAGAATGTTTTCTTCTCCATCGCTCGATGATGATCACGAGAAGACAATTAcacaaaaccctagtttttttgATGAGCTTGTGGTGTATGATGCAGAGCTACAACATGCAAAGAAGGGGAAATCTAAGATCGTCTGTGAAGGTTATGACTACCGCGGAGAGAGTGATGATGCGACGAGACTCTTTGAGAAGAAACTG TCTGAGAAGACAGAGACGAACGACCCTAGTTCCGAACCATGCCTAAAGGAGAACACAACAAGCCGCAAGAGGCGTGCCGTGCAACAGAGGAAGAGTGGTGGTAGTTTCAAGAAAGCAAAGGTTGCAACTTTCCCAAGGAGGACGGATGCAGAGGCACCAGAGTGGATTTTTCAGGTGATGAGGAGAATGAGAGCTGATGCAGCAAACCCGTTGCTAATCTTTGAGAAGGGTCTAAAAGCGAGTGATGTGAAATCAGGCCAGAGTCGTCTCTTAATCCCATTCCAGCAGCTCATCAGGAACGACTTCTTGACGCCAGGGGAGTATCGAGCAATAGACAAAGACGAATACAACGAAAACGACGATGAGAATATTGGTGTTGGAGCgatttttgtaaaccaaagatGTGAAATGTGGGGTGTGCGTTTTAAGATATGGGCGATGGAGAAAGACAGTGGACACGGGACCTTGAATTACGCTTTGAACTGGGGGTGGAACGATGTCGTCAAGGGTAACCACTTAAAAGAGGACGACAAGATCAGTCTTTGGACTTTCAGGTGCCGTGGAGTACTCTGCTTTGCTCTTGAGACATACTAA
- the LOC104719518 gene encoding RHOMBOID-like protein 9, chloroplastic: protein MALFPLHHEVPFKGEVLFDSNGLRRFSSGGSSNGLKHRTMAEATTLGRDCWMKSCKKPIPYCYSLRGKLCLVRASSENKVTKKRIQLLDSYFGKLRNEDDKPSISAGDDIDQKFETNADKELDSLSVYLDKLQKDAKSRGLVSSTLEVAKSEGGSLASKLRKTGIESNNNPFQQLDDDQSEDTLNFYVVSILASINVGVCLFEAAAPVRNNDMGLLSLPLLYGAKINDLIVAGEWWRLVTPMFLHSGIAHVALSSWALLTFGPKVCRDYGLLTFCLIYILGGVSGNFMSFLHTPDPTVGGTGPAFALIGAWLVDQNQNKEMIKSDEYEDLFQKAIIMTGLGLILSHFGPIDDWTNLGALIAGIVYGFFTCPVLQLGRGSERQEGTVTVGPEKEKNADPCKSFLVFTIFIAVLVTSVLLLGDGPLDFPTYDDVVYSLI from the exons ATGGCACTGTTTCCTCTTCATCATGAAGTTCCTTTTAAAGGAGAAGTATTGTTTGATTCAAATGGTTTAAGACGTTTTTCATCTGGTGGTAGTAGTAATGGTCTGAAACATAGAACAATGGCTGAGGCAACCACGCTTGGCAGGGATTGTTGGATGAAGAGTTGTAAAAAACCAATCCCGTATTGCTATTCACTAAGAGGGAAATTATGCTTGGTTAGGGCGTCGTCAGAGAACAAGGTTACCAAAAAGAGAATTCAACTGTTGGATTCTTACTTTGGGAAACTTCGGAACGAGGATGATAAGCCTTCTATATCAGCAGGAGATGATATTGATCAGAAATTTGAAACCAATGCTGATAAAGAGTTGGATTCTTTGAGTGTTTATCTTGACAAACTCCAAAAAG ATGCAAAATCTAGAGGTTTAGTCTCATCTACCTTGGAAGTAGCAAAATCAGAAGGCGGTTCACTAGCAAGCAAATTGAGGAAGACTGGTATCGAAAGCAATAATAATCCTTTCCAGCAGCTTGATGATGATCAATCAGAAGATACGTTGAACTTCTATGTTGT GAGCATATTAGCATCCATAAATGTTGGAGTATGCCTTTTTGAAGCGGCAGCGCCAGTTAGGAATAACGATATGGGATTGCTATCACTCCCTTTGTTATATGGAGCaaagataaatgatttaatCGTGGCTGGAGAATGGTGGAGACTGGTCACACCCATGTTTCTG CACTCTGGAATTGCTCATGTAGCCCTTAGCTCCTGGGCTCTGCTTACTTTTGGACCAAAAGTCTGCCGTGACTATGGACTACTCACATTTTGTCTCATTTACATTCTCGGAGGAGTCTCTGGTAATTTCATGAGCTTTCTGCATACACCAGATCCTACAGTTGGAGGAACT GGACCAGCATTTGCTTTAATAGGAGCTTGGCTCGTTGACCAAAATCAGAACAAGGAGATGATCAAAAGCGATGAATATGAGGACTTGTTTCAGAAGGCCATCATTATGACAGGACTTGGTCTCATATTAAGCCATTTCGGCCCAATTGATGACTG GACTAATCTGGGAGCACTTATAGCTGGGATTGTGTACGGATTCTTCACTTGTCCGGTGCTTCAACTTGGAAGAGGAAGTGAAAGACAAGAAGGGACTGTGACGGTTGGaccagagaaagagaagaatgcTGATCCCTGTAAATCGTTTCTGGTTTTCACAATCTTTATCGCGGTTCTTGTGACTTCTGTGCTACTCCTTGGGGATGGACCATTGGACTTCCCAACGTACGATGATGTTGTCTATTCCCTCATTTAG